The proteins below come from a single Mycolicibacterium sp. TY81 genomic window:
- a CDS encoding tyrosine-type recombinase/integrase: MTIHGRASWTVVDASGLPVGEVEQFLHWLRAIGRSQNTVRSYARHLSLFYRWLGARGIDWDAVVFDALCDFVGALSAGLPPLPTRSGSRAPGTVKAVSAAVREFYEFHRVEGRGPQDLVLTRNPSRLPRRAHSFLAHIEQRHPSAVSRLTRPGKQPAETVQLIDFEADFATLLAAASTHRDRLLLSALYDLGLRVGQALGLRHADLDPMRKRVQVCRREDNANGALSKQRAQFAVAAPRRFFDLYAAYLLSEISDLDSDYVFVNLSRPPVGGPLSYSNAYQIIEHIGSVAGLDGLHPHMLRHTHATALAKAGWTSAEIAARLGQSHAASADVYIHLASDDLADRLRRTEQLVWAPPQREAGHEKH; this comes from the coding sequence GTGACCATCCACGGACGGGCGTCGTGGACGGTCGTAGACGCTTCAGGCCTACCGGTCGGGGAGGTCGAGCAGTTCCTGCACTGGCTGCGTGCGATCGGCCGGTCGCAGAACACCGTCCGCTCGTATGCGCGCCACCTGAGCTTGTTCTACCGGTGGCTGGGCGCACGCGGAATCGACTGGGACGCCGTAGTATTCGACGCACTGTGTGATTTCGTGGGGGCGCTGTCGGCCGGTTTGCCCCCGCTGCCGACCCGGTCCGGTAGCCGGGCGCCGGGAACGGTCAAAGCGGTGAGCGCGGCCGTGCGCGAGTTCTACGAGTTCCACCGCGTCGAAGGCCGCGGACCGCAGGATCTGGTGTTGACCCGCAACCCGTCGCGGCTCCCGCGCCGGGCACACAGCTTCCTGGCCCACATCGAGCAACGCCACCCCAGCGCGGTCTCCCGGTTGACCCGGCCGGGCAAGCAGCCGGCAGAGACCGTGCAGCTGATCGACTTCGAGGCCGACTTCGCGACGTTGCTGGCGGCGGCGTCGACCCACCGCGACCGGCTGCTGCTCTCCGCGCTCTATGACCTGGGCCTGCGGGTCGGGCAGGCGTTAGGCCTACGGCACGCCGACCTGGACCCGATGCGCAAGCGAGTGCAGGTGTGCCGCCGGGAGGACAACGCCAACGGGGCGCTGTCAAAGCAGCGAGCGCAATTCGCGGTGGCCGCGCCCCGCCGGTTCTTCGACCTGTACGCCGCTTACCTCCTCAGTGAGATCTCCGACCTGGACAGCGATTACGTGTTCGTCAACCTGTCCCGGCCCCCGGTCGGCGGGCCGCTGTCGTACTCGAACGCCTACCAGATCATCGAGCACATCGGCTCCGTAGCGGGCCTTGACGGGCTGCACCCACACATGCTGCGCCATACCCACGCAACTGCGCTGGCCAAGGCCGGATGGACGTCGGCTGAGATCGCTGCCCGGCTTGGCCAGTCGCACGCCGCCAGCGCGGACGTCTACATCCACCTCGCCAGCGACGATCTGGCAGACCGATTGCGCCGCACCGAGCAGCTGGTGTGGGCGCCACCGCAGCGCGAGGCAGGCCATGAGAAACATTGA